In Magnetococcales bacterium, the sequence GATCGACAACGATGATTCCATTTACCATCGCCTCTTTTCCCATCCGGAAATGGTGGCTGATCTGCTGCTGAATTTTCTGGAGCCAGACCTCCTGACGGAACTTGACCTGTCGCACATGCGGCGGATGAACACCAAGTTTACGGCCAGGACCGGTCAACGGCGACGGGGAGACGTGGTATGGGAAATTCCCACCTGTGCCGGCAGCAGTGTATTTCTGATCCT encodes:
- a CDS encoding Rpn family recombination-promoting nuclease/putative transposase is translated as MIDNDDSIYHRLFSHPEMVADLLLNFLEPDLLTELDLSHMRRMNTKFTARTGQRRRGDVVWEIPTCAGSSVFLIL